DNA from Mesorhizobium sp. DCY119:
ATGCGCGACAGCGTTGCGGCCATGGTCGGCTGCTCGATCGCAGCAATTTCGGTCAGCGCTTTCTGTGACATGGCACCGCCATCGCCAAGCGCGAAAAAGACAGGCAGTTGGCCGGATGACAGGCCGAGTTCCTTCAATCGTCGGTCGATGGCTTTCGCAAACAGGCGCGCCGCCCAGTTGGTGAGATAGCCGGCTGATTTCTCGCGCGAAAACTTCATCTGCATAGCTTGCGATTTATATCGCATGCTACGGTCACCGCAAGCGCGCTACCTCACCTCGTAACCGACCTCTTCCGAGGCATGGCACAGGGCGGTCCAGAACGATCGTGCGAAAGAGCGGAAGACATAGACGTCGAACTGCGTCGGCGCGCTGCGCTGGATCTGGGCGAAAATGTCGTGATGCACGGTCGAGCGCCCGGCGCCGACCGGGAAGGCGGTCGGCGAAAAGTCGATGGCGAAGAATTTTGCCAGCACCCATTCCGCCTTCGGCCCAGTGATGCGGATCGCCGTGCGGCCATGCGAGAGGTCGGTCACAGCCCCGGTCTCCGCCTTGACGGATTTCGCGAAGGCCTCAGTCAGCCCTTCCTGCTCGTCAACGATGAGGAATTTTCCCGGCGCAAAGCCGAAGGCAGCCTTCGTGCCGGTTGCCGTTCCCCCGCCTGCGCCGTCCGGCAGCGTCAGGCCGGCGACCTTCTTGATGGCCGCGATGATCGCCTTTTCCTCGCCGTGCCATGCCGCGAGCTGGACGATCGAGCCCGGCGCGGTTTCGGACAGATAAACGCCGACGCCATCGGAAAAATTGCCGCGCGTGCCCGGCTTCCACACCGGCTTCAGCGGTGATTCCTGCTCAACCATGCATGCGGCTCCCTTCCGGATCGAAGAAATGGTGGCTGACGATCTCGACCGGGCCGAAGCGCTTGCGCAGCGGATCGGAGATGAAGGCGCGGGTGCCACGCCGCGCCTTGCCGCCCTTGACCAGTGCCAGGCCGATATATTTGCCGAGCGACGGCGAATAGCACGCGGCGGTGAGATGGCCGAGCGAGCCGTGCGGATTGGCCTCGTCCAGCTCCTCGACGATATGCGCGCCGCCATTCAGCGGGCGGTTGTCGAGCGAGACGATGCCGACGAGTTGCAACCGATCGTCTGCGACCAGCCCTTCGCGGTCCATCATCGCCGAGCCGATGAACGGCTTCTTCTTCGACAGCATCCAGTCGAGATGCAGGTCGCGCGCGGTGGTGCGGCCGTCGATTTCGGCGCCGGTGACATGGCCCTTCTCGATGCGCATGGTGCCGAGCGCTTCCAGCCCATAGGGCACGATGGCGAAGGGCTCGCCAGCCGTCATCAACGCTTGCCAGACATGGGTGCCGTGGCCCGCGCCGCTATAGACCTCGTAGGCCAGTTCGCCGGAGAAGGAGAGGCGGCAGATCATCACCGGCGCGCCGTCGATCTCGCCGTAGACGATGCCCATGAAGGGCAGGGCGTCATTGTCGACCTTGGTGCCGGTGACGCAGGCGGCGAGTACGTCGCGCGATTTCGGCCCGGAGATGGCAGCACCCGCCCACTGGTCGGTCACCGAGGTCAGTTGCACCTTCAGCTCCGGCCAGACGACATCGAGCAGATATTCCAGATGCTGCATGACCTTGCCGGCATTGGCGGTGGTGGTCGTCATCAGGAAATCATGCTCGCCGAGCCGCCAGGTCGTGCCGTCGTCGAGGACAAGGCCGTCCTCGCGCAGCATCAGGCCGTAGCGCGCCTTGCCGATGGCAAGGGTGGAGAACATGTTGGTGTAGACGCGGTCCAGAAACGCGCCGGCGTCCGGTCCCTGCACGGCGATCTTGCCGAGCGTAGAGACATCGACAAGCCCGACGCTGCCGCGCACGGCCTTGGTTTCGCGCACATAGGCCTGCTCTACGGTCTCGCCGGAGAGGCCGTAGATCATCGGGCGATGCCACAGGCCGGCGGCGTAGAACTCCGCGCCATTCTCGACATGCCAGTCATACATCGGCGTCAGGCGCTCGGGGCGGATGTCGCCATAGCGCTCGCCGGCCAGCGAGCCGACCGAGACCGGCGCGAAAGGCGCGCGAAACCGCGTCGTACCGACGTCCGGGATCGGCTTTCCCAGCGTTTCGGCCATGATGGCAAGGCCCGGAATGTTCGAGGTCTTGCCCTGGTCGGTCGCCATGCCAAGCGTCGTGTAGCGCTTCAGGTGCTCGACGGAGACGAACCCTTCGCGGTGGGCGAGGCGCACGTCATCGGCCGTCACGTCATGCTGGAGGTCGACGAAGGCCTTGCCCTTGGCCTTGATCTCGAAGACCGGCGCTGGGTTCGGGTCGAAGGCGTCGGCGTCTACCGAAGGCAGATCGTCCGCCTTGCTGTCGGCGGCACCCGCTGCGGAAAGTCCTGCGGCATAGCCTTCCGCGATCGCCTTTTCAGTCGAGAAACTGCCGTTGAACGCGCCGGCGCCGACCCAGTTCTGCGTTGGCTTCGGCGGCAGGAAGGCTTGCAGGTCGTTGTCCCATTCGGGCTTCAAGCCGGCCTGGCTGGCAAGGTGGATCGTCGGCGACCAGCCGCCCGAAACCAGCAGGCAGTCGGCATGGATGCTGCGCGGATCGCCCGACAGCGCACCCGTCGCGGCATTGATGCGCTGGACCTTGATGCCGGAGACCTGCGCGCCGCCTTCGGTGGCGACGACGGCGTGGCCGGCGAGGTATTCGCCGCCGACTTCGCGTGCGATTTCGCGTCCCGCGACCGATGTATCGTCGCGTACGTCCACCATGACGACGATCTCGGCGCCGGCCTTCTTCAGCGCTTCCGCGGTGCGATAAGCGCTGTCATTGTTGGTGAAGATCGCGACCTTCTGCCCCGGCAGCACGCCATATTGGTTGACGTAACGCAGGGCTGCACCCGCCAGCATCACGCCCGGCCGGTCGTTGCCCGGAAACACCAGCGGCCGCTCAAAAGCGCCCGTCGCCAGCACGACCGCTTGCGTGCGGATCGTCCAATGGCGATGGCGCGGCTCGCCCTTCGCCGGCGTATTCCTGTGGTCGGCCACACGCTCGATCGCCGACAGCGTGTTGCCGTCGTAATAGCCCCAGACGGTGGTGCGCGGCAGCACGCGGACGTTCTCGTGCGTCTTCAGGTCGCGCAGCATGCCGGCTGCCCATTCGGTCGCGGGCATGCCGTCGATCGTCTCGCCGGACCAGTTGGCCGAGCCGCCTGGCGCCGCGTCGAGTTCGGCCAGCATCACACGCGCACCATTGTCAGCGGCCGCCTTCGCCGCCATCAGCCCGGCGGGACCGGAGCCGACCACCAGCACGTCGCAGAAGGCGTTCATGCGCTCGTAGCGCGACGGGTCCTTTTCCAGTCCGGCACTACCGAGACCGGCGGCGCGGCGGATGAACCATTCGCAGAACATCCAGAAGCGCGTACCTTTCAGCGGGCCGATCACCGGTCCCATGAAGGTCTTGTAGTAGAAGCCGGCGCCCAGCACCTTGCTGCCGAGCTGGTTCAGCGCGCCGACATCATAGGCGAGCGAGGGGAAGCGGTTCTGGCTGACGACGTTCAGCCCGTCATAGATCTCCAGCATTGTCGCCGGGATATTTGGCTCGCGCACCGCACCGCTCAGCACCGTCACCAGCGCATTGGGCTCGTCGATGCCGGCAGTCAGCACGCCGCGCGGGCGGTGGTATTTGAACGAGCGGGCAAACAGCGTCACGCCATTGGCAAGCAGCGCCGATGCCAGTGTATCGCCCGCATGGCCGGTGAACTGCCTGCCGTCGAAGGTGAAGCGGATTGTGCGCAGGCGGTCGATCCGCCCGCCGGAAATGGCGCGGCGCGGGCTCATGCCTTGGCTCCGGTCTTGCGGCGGCTGTCGGACTTTTTGTGGCCGGCATCGCGGGCAAAGGAGACGCTGCTGACGACATGCGTCAGCGTATTGCGCGTCACGGCAAGATGCGCGCGGCAACCACCGGAATGCTGCCAGATCTCATGGTGCTCGCCCGCCGGATTGAGCCGGTCATAGACATAGGCGTTCCAGACCTCCTGGTCGGTCGAGGCGGGATCCGGCCGGGTTCGGTTGCCGTCACCCTGATAGGTGTATTCGGAAACGTCGCGCGGGCCGCAATAGGGACAGGT
Protein-coding regions in this window:
- a CDS encoding sarcosine oxidase subunit gamma; this translates as MVEQESPLKPVWKPGTRGNFSDGVGVYLSETAPGSIVQLAAWHGEEKAIIAAIKKVAGLTLPDGAGGGTATGTKAAFGFAPGKFLIVDEQEGLTEAFAKSVKAETGAVTDLSHGRTAIRITGPKAEWVLAKFFAIDFSPTAFPVGAGRSTVHHDIFAQIQRSAPTQFDVYVFRSFARSFWTALCHASEEVGYEVR
- a CDS encoding sarcosine oxidase subunit alpha, with product MSPRRAISGGRIDRLRTIRFTFDGRQFTGHAGDTLASALLANGVTLFARSFKYHRPRGVLTAGIDEPNALVTVLSGAVREPNIPATMLEIYDGLNVVSQNRFPSLAYDVGALNQLGSKVLGAGFYYKTFMGPVIGPLKGTRFWMFCEWFIRRAAGLGSAGLEKDPSRYERMNAFCDVLVVGSGPAGLMAAKAAADNGARVMLAELDAAPGGSANWSGETIDGMPATEWAAGMLRDLKTHENVRVLPRTTVWGYYDGNTLSAIERVADHRNTPAKGEPRHRHWTIRTQAVVLATGAFERPLVFPGNDRPGVMLAGAALRYVNQYGVLPGQKVAIFTNNDSAYRTAEALKKAGAEIVVMVDVRDDTSVAGREIAREVGGEYLAGHAVVATEGGAQVSGIKVQRINAATGALSGDPRSIHADCLLVSGGWSPTIHLASQAGLKPEWDNDLQAFLPPKPTQNWVGAGAFNGSFSTEKAIAEGYAAGLSAAGAADSKADDLPSVDADAFDPNPAPVFEIKAKGKAFVDLQHDVTADDVRLAHREGFVSVEHLKRYTTLGMATDQGKTSNIPGLAIMAETLGKPIPDVGTTRFRAPFAPVSVGSLAGERYGDIRPERLTPMYDWHVENGAEFYAAGLWHRPMIYGLSGETVEQAYVRETKAVRGSVGLVDVSTLGKIAVQGPDAGAFLDRVYTNMFSTLAIGKARYGLMLREDGLVLDDGTTWRLGEHDFLMTTTTANAGKVMQHLEYLLDVVWPELKVQLTSVTDQWAGAAISGPKSRDVLAACVTGTKVDNDALPFMGIVYGEIDGAPVMICRLSFSGELAYEVYSGAGHGTHVWQALMTAGEPFAIVPYGLEALGTMRIEKGHVTGAEIDGRTTARDLHLDWMLSKKKPFIGSAMMDREGLVADDRLQLVGIVSLDNRPLNGGAHIVEELDEANPHGSLGHLTAACYSPSLGKYIGLALVKGGKARRGTRAFISDPLRKRFGPVEIVSHHFFDPEGSRMHG
- a CDS encoding sarcosine oxidase subunit delta family protein, producing the protein MLITCPYCGPRDVSEYTYQGDGNRTRPDPASTDQEVWNAYVYDRLNPAGEHHEIWQHSGGCRAHLAVTRNTLTHVVSSVSFARDAGHKKSDSRRKTGAKA